Below is a window of Synechococcus sp. RSCCF101 DNA.
GGAGGCGGCGTCGGGGCGATGGGACACAGCTCCCCAATCGGTCGTGCGCCGCTTGATCGAGCAGGGCATCAACGGGGGCAACGAGGCGGTGCTCACCGAGCTCCTGCACCACGACTACGTCTACCGGGCTCCTGGCGAGGAGCTGCGCGGCCCGGCCGCTCTGCAGGCTCTCTTCGCCGGCTACCGGCAGGCCTTCCCTGATCTCCATGTGGCCATCACCGGATCCTTCGACAACGGCTTCATGGTGGCCACCACCTTCACCCTCAGCGGCACCCATGCCGGTCCGCTGCACGGCATGCCGGCCAGCGGGCGTTCCGTCTCGGTGGACGGGATCGTCCACAGCCGCGTCAGGGACGGGCGGATCGCGGAGGAGTGGGAGCTGATCGACATGGCGGCCCTGATGCAGCAGCTGAGTGGCTGAGCCGGTAGGCCCTCGGGGTCTGCCCCGTCCAGCGCCGGAAGGCACGGCCGAAGCTGCTCTGATCGCCGAAGCCGGTGAGGAACGCCACCTCGGCCAGAGAGCACTCCGACGCCGCCAGCAGTTCGCGCGCCAGCCCCTGCTGCACCTCGCTCACCAGAGCCTGGAAGAGCACGTCCGCTTCGGCCAGCCGGCGTTGCAGGGTGCGCGGGCTCATGGTGAGGCCTCGGGCGATCTCCGTGAGCCGGGGCGGTCCTCCGCTCAGCGCTCTGGAGATCGCCTCCCTCAGGCGCTGGATCAGTTCGCTGGCATCCGGGAGCGCCTGCAGCGCCCCATCGAGATGGCCATCGAAGAAGCGGCAGATCGCCGCATCGCCCAGGCGGTTCGCACGCTCCAGCTGGCGGCTGCTCACCACCAGGGCATCCCGCCCCGCGTCGTACTGAATCGGGCAGGCGAAGTGGGCATGGAAGGGTTCCGAATCCTCGGGTGCCTCCTGCGACAGATGCACCGCCAGGGGAGCGAAGGCCTCATCGGCCACCTCCCGGCTCAGGGCCACGGCGGCCGCCAGTGCCAGCTCGTTCGTGAGCCGCAGGCCTGGGCGATCCGGAGACCCTGGCATCACCTCGAACAGGGCCGGCTCCCTGTCCTCCAGCAGACGGAAGTTGGCGATGCTCGTCACCACACGCCCGTAGCGCTCGACCCGCCGGTAGGAGCCCGCCAGATCGAGCGCCGATTTGAAGGCGAGGCCGAAGGCTCCGTAGTCGTCGCATCGCATCGACGCGCCGACCTGCATCGGAATGGATCGACCGGCCGGCTCCCGCTCCGCCACCCGCTCCAGCAGATCAAAGAAGACTCCGTCCGGAATCATCGACCCGCCCTGCGCCGGTTCAGACGGCAGAGGAACCGACTGAGGATCAAGCGTGGTGCACAGGCTCAGGGCCTTGCGCGCAAACAGCGCCGGAATCCAGCCCACCCGTTCAGCACGGCTGCAGCCGCGGCGTGATCCGGGTGCTCTCCGCCAGCTGCCAGACCATGCAGGCGTGACATGCGGCCCGCACAACACTCAGAACGGCGAGGCCGAGACAGATCGGACAGTGGAGCAGACCCATCGGTGCCGGCAAGCGCCGCCACTGTGGCATGGGTGCCTCTGGCCGGCCGCAATGGAACGACACACCAATCAGGCAACCGCTGACGCTCATTTCTAGGGTGAGACCTGCCATGAGATCGAGCGCGCTGCCTTCCGGATTTCGGTTCTGCGGCTGCCGCAGGAACGAACCAGCCTCGCGCCCGATCAGGAGCCCAGCGATATCCGCCCGTTCCACTCCTGTTCTCCGGCCCTTCTGTCCCTGAGTGGTCGTGTCGGGAGTCCTCTCTTCCGTCCGTTTCGCTGGAGGTCCAGCCCATGATCCGCCCTTCATCCCCCGAGCTGCTCGAACGCTGTCTGCTTCGTTCCGGTTCCGATCCGCTCTGCTGCGAGGAGAGGGAGCATCGCTGGGATGCCGTCGAGTCCTATTTCATCTGTCTGGAGAGCTGCGATCTTCGCGATCGCAGCTGCTCGGATCAGTGTGTGGAGGTGCTTCGCGGCGTGAGCTGACCCGTTGCGCCAGGGCCGCCGTGAGGCGTTGCAGGGCCTCGGAGGCATCGTCCGCCGGTAGCTCCACGCTGAGCAGCACCGGCCCGCTGCGCTCCGCCTGCCAGTGCTGCAGCGCGTCGATCAGTTCATCCTCGCGGCTCACCCGCCGCGCCTCCAGCAGGCCGAGGGAGAGGGCCAGGGCCACGTGATCCACCCGCTGCACGTCGTTGAAGGCGCCATCGAGCATCGGACGCTCGGTGCCGTAGCCGCCGTTGTCCAGCACCACCACCAGTGCCGGGATCCCGTAGCGCGCCAGGGTGGCCAGCTCCAGGCCGCTCATCAGCAGGGCTCCATCCCCCAGCAGCACCAGGGGGCGCCGGTCGGGTCGGGCGCCCCAGGCGCCCACCGCTCCGGGCAGGGCAAAGCCCAGCGACGCCCAGAAGCCGCTGCTGAGGTAGCTGTTGGCCTCCTGCAGATGCAGTTCCGCCGAGGCGAAGAGGGCATCGCCGGGATCCGCGAGCACGATGTCGCGCGGGCTGAGGGTGGCATCCAGCGCCGCCATCAGGCGCCGGACCCGGATCGGGGCGTCGGCGTCGGGCTGGAAGGGTGGCGCCGCTGCGGCTCGGCCCGAGGTCGTGTCCGGATCCTTGCGCGCTGGGGCCTCCGCGTCTGAGGGGGCATCCCCAGCGGCCTGGAGCCAGATGCGCAGCGCCATCGCCGGATCCAGCCCGTCCTCCTGCCCGCCCGGCCAGATCAGTCCCCGGGCCAGGTCCACCTGCACGCGATCCGGACCGGAGAGGTCCATCGTGAAGATGCCGGTGTCGAGGTCGCTGAGCGGCAGGCCCAGCAGCAGCACAGCGTCGCTGCCCTCCACCACCTCCCGGGTGGCACGGGCGCTCATCGCACCCTCGTAGACCCCCAGATGGAGGGGATGCCCCTCCGGCAGCAGGGACTTGCCCGAGAGGCTCGTGGCCACCAGCCATCCCTCCCGTTCGATCAGCTCCAGCAGCCTCTGCTCCAGCCCCAGGCGGGCCACCTCCACACCCGCCAG
It encodes the following:
- a CDS encoding AraC family transcriptional regulator, with the protein product MIPDGVFFDLLERVAEREPAGRSIPMQVGASMRCDDYGAFGLAFKSALDLAGSYRRVERYGRVVTSIANFRLLEDREPALFEVMPGSPDRPGLRLTNELALAAAVALSREVADEAFAPLAVHLSQEAPEDSEPFHAHFACPIQYDAGRDALVVSSRQLERANRLGDAAICRFFDGHLDGALQALPDASELIQRLREAISRALSGGPPRLTEIARGLTMSPRTLQRRLAEADVLFQALVSEVQQGLARELLAASECSLAEVAFLTGFGDQSSFGRAFRRWTGQTPRAYRLSHSAAASGPPCRSAPTPPRSARP
- a CDS encoding thiamine pyrophosphate-binding protein codes for the protein MTIIEALIDALLQRRVSHVYGVPGDYALALCDQLERSPIALINSAGEEGAGFAADVHARLTGFGVVVVTYGVGALKLLNPVAGAFVERSPVLVISGAPGVRESDAHALLHHRIRAVETQQRLFSEITAATACLDSGRTAAAELQRVLAAMERESRPGYLEIPRDCLDREIPWQLEGFTAAAPRPLIPAALQQRGEAVLRWLRQRRRVVVLAGVEVARLGLEQRLLELIEREGWLVATSLSGKSLLPEGHPLHLGVYEGAMSARATREVVEGSDAVLLLGLPLSDLDTGIFTMDLSGPDRVQVDLARGLIWPGGQEDGLDPAMALRIWLQAAGDAPSDAEAPARKDPDTTSGRAAAAPPFQPDADAPIRVRRLMAALDATLSPRDIVLADPGDALFASAELHLQEANSYLSSGFWASLGFALPGAVGAWGARPDRRPLVLLGDGALLMSGLELATLARYGIPALVVVLDNGGYGTERPMLDGAFNDVQRVDHVALALSLGLLEARRVSREDELIDALQHWQAERSGPVLLSVELPADDASEALQRLTAALAQRVSSRREAPPHTDPSSCDREDRSSPDR